The proteins below are encoded in one region of Paralysiella testudinis:
- a CDS encoding mechanosensitive ion channel family protein, with protein sequence MDIRQQTTQLLQQWQTQLWHWVPNVVSAVLILLLFWLLALASRWLCVRFDHRISGGQVHVGRLLGWAVYVFFLVSGAFLALDALKLTQFLTHMLAGAGIVGIVAGFALQDIASNAFAGMLVRLQRPFDAGQWVEVNTAFGQVREISMLTTAIDTPDGQTVYVPNQLIYSNNFKNYSTLGKRRVVIACGAALSDDLAQVQQLALAEINQIPGRLPGSGADFYWKDLSAAGCHFEVGFWIAFQEYSQYLAAVDEAVSRLKNRFATEKINLV encoded by the coding sequence ATGGACATCCGGCAGCAAACCACACAGCTATTGCAACAATGGCAAACCCAGTTGTGGCATTGGGTGCCCAATGTGGTGTCGGCAGTGCTGATTTTGTTGTTGTTTTGGCTATTGGCCTTGGCCAGCCGCTGGCTGTGCGTGCGTTTTGACCACCGCATCAGTGGTGGCCAAGTGCATGTGGGGCGTTTGCTGGGCTGGGCGGTGTATGTGTTTTTTCTGGTTTCCGGCGCATTTTTGGCACTGGATGCCCTGAAGTTAACCCAGTTTCTCACCCATATGCTGGCCGGTGCCGGCATTGTGGGCATTGTGGCCGGTTTTGCATTGCAAGACATCGCCTCCAATGCGTTTGCGGGCATGTTGGTGCGGCTGCAACGGCCGTTTGATGCGGGGCAATGGGTGGAAGTGAACACGGCTTTTGGCCAAGTGCGGGAAATCAGCATGCTCACTACCGCCATCGATACCCCCGACGGGCAAACCGTGTATGTGCCCAATCAGCTGATTTACAGCAATAATTTCAAAAATTACTCTACCTTGGGCAAGCGGCGGGTGGTGATTGCCTGCGGTGCGGCGCTGAGTGATGATTTGGCGCAAGTACAACAGCTGGCGTTGGCGGAAATCAACCAAATTCCCGGGCGCCTGCCCGGCAGCGGTGCGGATTTTTATTGGAAAGACCTCAGTGCCGCCGGTTGCCATTTTGAAGTGGGCTTCTGGATTGCTTTTCAGGAATACAGCCAATATTTAGCCGCTGTCGATGAGGCGGTAAGCCGCCTAAAAAACCGCTTTGCAACCGAAAAAATCAACCTCGTATAG
- a CDS encoding IS110 family transposase encodes MMNFQVLGIDISKNKLDCALIREIGSSKIKTKALPNHLQGFNQLTEWLYKNIGEDLSLLKIFMEATGVYHEALAEYLHNKGIAVYLLNPADSAHYAKYDSLHKTDKADSQSLARAGIDRLMHHKVRQWQPAAPHIKRLNALLARLDALQSDLQREDNRMEKAGFSAVPEAVSQSISTMQTNLKQQISTITQEIEQHIDRHPDLKKTVLYCAAYPV; translated from the coding sequence ATGATGAACTTCCAAGTATTGGGCATCGACATCAGCAAAAACAAATTAGATTGTGCTCTTATCCGCGAGATTGGCAGCAGTAAAATCAAAACCAAAGCATTGCCAAACCACCTCCAAGGCTTTAACCAACTGACAGAATGGCTGTATAAAAACATCGGTGAAGACTTAAGCCTACTCAAAATTTTCATGGAAGCCACCGGCGTTTACCATGAAGCATTGGCAGAGTATCTGCATAACAAAGGCATCGCCGTTTATCTGCTTAATCCTGCCGACAGTGCCCATTATGCCAAATACGACAGCTTGCACAAAACCGATAAGGCTGATAGCCAGTCACTGGCCAGAGCCGGTATTGACCGCCTCATGCACCACAAAGTACGCCAATGGCAGCCTGCTGCACCCCACATCAAGCGGCTCAACGCACTACTAGCCCGTCTAGATGCGCTGCAAAGCGATCTGCAGCGTGAAGACAACCGCATGGAGAAAGCCGGATTCAGCGCTGTTCCCGAAGCGGTCAGCCAGTCCATCAGCACCATGCAGACCAATTTGAAGCAGCAGATCAGCACCATCACACAGGAAATCGAACAACATATTGACCGGCATCCTGATTTGAAAAAGACCGTGCTTTACTGCGCAGCATACCCGGTGTAG
- a CDS encoding YifB family Mg chelatase-like AAA ATPase, translating to MSLAVVYSRALAGMAAPLVEVEAHLANGLPAFNIVGLPDTEVKESRDRVRAAIIQSGFEFPAKKITVNLAPADLPKESGRFDLPIAVGILAASGQIQHQHLAQYELAGELALSGQIRPIRGAVAMAWEGAQAQRAFILPPENALQAALLHTATVYGADTLAAVAAHFNGIHSLERTHADAAAFRQPETAPLPDLADVKGQHTARLALELAAAGGHSLLMLGPPGTGKSMLAQRLPGILPPLSEAEMISVWALRSLLPPHQQRFSCQRPFRSPHHSASAVALVGGGSDPRPGEISLAHHGVLFLDELPEFERKVLEVLREPLESGEIHISRAARQASYPAQFQLVAAMNPCPCGYLGHPAKPCRCTPEAIARYRSKISGPLLDRIDLTIEVPALSAGELTAAEPGEASAVVLQRVIAARARQLARQGKINAELNSADLDNIAAIAPEAKAALAQMLEKLSLSARSYHRILRVARTLADLAEDVEVSRQHVLRAIGFRRAL from the coding sequence ATGAGCTTGGCGGTGGTGTACAGCCGCGCACTGGCGGGCATGGCCGCCCCGCTGGTGGAAGTGGAAGCGCACTTGGCCAACGGCCTGCCTGCGTTCAATATTGTCGGCCTGCCCGACACCGAAGTGAAAGAAAGCCGCGACCGCGTGCGCGCGGCGATTATTCAATCCGGCTTTGAATTTCCGGCCAAGAAAATCACCGTTAATCTGGCGCCGGCCGATTTACCCAAAGAGTCCGGCCGTTTCGACTTGCCCATTGCGGTGGGCATTCTGGCCGCTTCCGGCCAAATCCAACACCAACACTTAGCGCAATACGAGCTGGCGGGCGAGCTGGCCTTGTCCGGCCAAATCCGCCCCATTCGCGGTGCGGTGGCGATGGCTTGGGAAGGTGCGCAAGCGCAGCGGGCGTTTATTTTACCGCCGGAAAACGCCCTTCAGGCAGCCTTGCTGCACACCGCCACCGTTTACGGTGCCGACACCTTAGCCGCCGTGGCCGCCCATTTCAACGGCATCCACAGCCTAGAGCGCACCCATGCCGATGCCGCCGCTTTCAGGCAGCCTGAAACAGCGCCCTTGCCCGACTTGGCCGATGTTAAAGGCCAGCACACCGCCCGTTTGGCACTGGAATTGGCGGCTGCGGGCGGGCACAGCTTGCTGATGTTGGGGCCGCCCGGCACCGGTAAATCCATGCTGGCACAGCGCTTGCCCGGCATTTTGCCGCCGTTGAGCGAAGCGGAAATGATCAGCGTATGGGCTTTGCGCTCTTTACTGCCGCCGCACCAGCAGCGTTTTTCTTGCCAACGCCCGTTCCGCTCGCCCCACCACAGCGCCTCTGCCGTGGCTTTGGTGGGTGGCGGCTCCGATCCGCGCCCGGGCGAAATTTCCTTGGCGCACCACGGCGTGCTGTTTTTAGACGAATTGCCCGAATTCGAGCGCAAAGTATTGGAAGTGCTGCGTGAGCCTTTGGAAAGCGGCGAAATTCATATTTCCCGCGCCGCCCGCCAAGCCAGCTATCCGGCGCAATTCCAACTGGTGGCCGCCATGAACCCCTGCCCCTGCGGCTATTTGGGGCATCCGGCCAAGCCATGCCGCTGCACACCGGAAGCCATTGCCCGCTACCGCAGCAAAATTTCCGGCCCATTGCTCGACCGCATCGATCTCACCATTGAAGTACCCGCTTTAAGCGCGGGCGAGCTCACAGCGGCCGAACCGGGCGAAGCCAGCGCCGTGGTGCTGCAACGCGTTATCGCGGCGCGCGCCCGCCAGCTGGCTCGGCAAGGCAAAATCAATGCCGAGCTAAACAGCGCTGATCTGGACAACATCGCCGCCATCGCTCCCGAAGCCAAAGCGGCGCTGGCGCAAATGCTGGAAAAATTATCCTTATCCGCCCGCAGCTACCACCGTATTTTGCGGGTGGCACGCACGCTGGCCGATTTGGCGGAAGATGTCGAAGTATCGCGCCAGCATGTATTGCGCGCCATCGGCTTCCGCCGCGCACTGTAA
- a CDS encoding ATP phosphoribosyltransferase regulatory subunit, translating to MQSWQLPEHIADILPSTARQLESAKEQLLALFRVHGYELVSPPLLEYSDSLLTRIDEGLSLKTIRVVDQISGRQLGLRADITPQVARIDAHLLSANNGVNRLCYAGTVLHARPDGFLSTREPLQIGAELYGYAGIEADIELIDLMLKSLRLVNVTEPQLALGHIGIFRALAEAAQLSEADAHILLGMMQNKDAEAVRHHGQSLQLATQWVNALALLPTLYGNQEVIERARSALPPLPAIQAALNELQTVCAAFANRPVHIDLSELRVDSYHSGLLFAAYGADWPDALARGGRYNDLGKHFGRARPATGFSFDLRDLIGHLPQSAGWHGIKVALGDAGAAAAEIERLRAAGECVMVDYTPHTRDPHSCNRQLVWQNQQWCVIPLAD from the coding sequence ATGCAGTCCTGGCAGCTGCCTGAACACATTGCCGACATCCTGCCCTCCACCGCACGCCAGCTGGAAAGTGCCAAGGAGCAGTTGTTGGCACTTTTCCGCGTGCACGGCTACGAGCTGGTAAGCCCGCCCTTGCTGGAATACAGCGATTCCCTGCTCACCCGTATCGACGAAGGCTTGTCGCTCAAAACCATCCGTGTGGTGGATCAAATCAGTGGCCGCCAATTGGGTTTGCGCGCCGACATCACCCCGCAAGTGGCGCGCATTGATGCGCATTTGCTGTCGGCCAATAATGGGGTAAACCGCCTGTGCTATGCCGGCACGGTGTTGCACGCCCGCCCCGACGGCTTTTTAAGCACGCGCGAGCCTTTGCAGATTGGTGCCGAGCTATACGGCTATGCCGGTATTGAAGCCGATATAGAACTAATTGATTTGATGCTCAAAAGCCTGCGCTTGGTGAATGTTACCGAGCCGCAGCTGGCGCTGGGTCACATCGGTATTTTCCGCGCCCTGGCCGAAGCGGCACAGTTGAGCGAAGCCGATGCGCACATTTTGCTTGGCATGATGCAAAACAAAGACGCTGAAGCCGTGCGCCACCACGGCCAAAGCCTGCAACTAGCGACACAATGGGTCAACGCTTTGGCACTGCTGCCCACACTGTACGGCAACCAAGAAGTGATTGAGCGCGCCCGCAGCGCTTTGCCGCCTTTGCCTGCGATTCAGGCAGCCTTAAACGAGCTGCAAACCGTGTGCGCGGCTTTTGCCAATCGGCCGGTGCATATTGATTTGTCCGAGCTGCGGGTCGACTCCTACCACAGCGGCTTATTGTTTGCCGCCTACGGTGCCGACTGGCCGGATGCACTGGCGCGCGGTGGCCGCTACAACGATTTGGGCAAGCATTTCGGCCGCGCCCGCCCGGCCACCGGCTTTAGCTTCGACTTGCGCGATTTAATCGGCCATTTGCCACAATCGGCTGGCTGGCACGGTATTAAAGTGGCGCTGGGTGATGCCGGAGCCGCCGCTGCCGAAATCGAACGCTTGCGTGCGGCGGGCGAGTGCGTGATGGTGGATTACACCCCGCACACGCGCGATCCGCACAGCTGCAACCGCCAATTGGTATGGCAAAACCAGCAATGGTGCGTCATCCCGTTGGCCGACTGA
- a CDS encoding adenylosuccinate synthase, with protein sequence MAKNVVVIGTQWGDEGKGKIVDWLTDQAAGVVRFQGGHNAGHTLVVGGKKTVLHLIPSGILREGVQCFIGSGVVLSPEALLKEIDELESAGIKVARRLKIAPTCPLILPYHVALDQAREAARGAGKIGTTGRGIGPAYEDKVARRAVRVIDLFDEAQLKTKLQENIALYNVQLEHLFQAAPVNFDTVWAQIQGLAARIRPMVADVSRELTEMNARGDKILFEGAQGTLLDIDHGTYPFVTSSNCVAGAAAPGAGVAPQMLGYVLGIVKAYTTRVGAGPFPTELFDEVGAGLGERGQEFGATTGRARRCGWFDAAALKRAIQINGVSGMCITKLDVMDGLENINICTGYELNGETIDILPFGADAVAACTPIYETMPGWQDSTFGVKSYDALPQNAKNYLQRVAEICGAPIAMISTGPDREETIVLQHPYA encoded by the coding sequence ATGGCAAAAAACGTAGTGGTTATCGGCACCCAATGGGGCGATGAAGGCAAAGGCAAAATTGTAGACTGGCTTACCGACCAAGCCGCCGGTGTGGTGCGCTTTCAAGGCGGCCACAATGCTGGGCATACTTTGGTGGTGGGCGGCAAAAAAACCGTATTGCACCTGATTCCGTCCGGCATTTTGCGCGAAGGCGTGCAATGCTTTATCGGCTCCGGCGTGGTACTCAGCCCCGAAGCCTTGCTGAAAGAAATCGACGAATTGGAAAGCGCGGGCATCAAAGTGGCGCGCCGCCTTAAAATCGCCCCCACTTGCCCGTTGATTCTGCCCTACCACGTGGCGCTAGACCAAGCACGCGAAGCCGCACGCGGCGCCGGTAAAATCGGCACCACCGGCCGCGGCATCGGCCCCGCCTACGAAGACAAAGTGGCCCGCCGTGCCGTGCGTGTGATTGATTTGTTTGATGAAGCGCAGTTGAAAACCAAATTGCAGGAAAACATTGCGCTATACAATGTGCAGCTGGAACATTTGTTTCAGGCAGCCCCGGTGAATTTCGACACCGTATGGGCGCAAATCCAAGGCTTGGCCGCCCGCATCCGCCCGATGGTGGCCGATGTGTCGCGCGAGCTCACCGAGATGAATGCGCGTGGCGACAAAATCCTGTTCGAAGGCGCCCAAGGCACCTTGCTCGACATCGACCACGGTACCTATCCTTTTGTGACTTCCTCCAACTGCGTGGCCGGTGCTGCTGCACCCGGTGCCGGTGTGGCGCCGCAAATGCTCGGCTATGTGCTGGGCATCGTAAAAGCCTACACCACCCGCGTGGGCGCAGGCCCATTCCCCACCGAATTGTTTGATGAAGTGGGTGCCGGCTTGGGTGAGCGCGGGCAAGAATTCGGTGCCACCACCGGCCGCGCCCGCCGCTGCGGCTGGTTTGACGCCGCCGCGCTGAAACGCGCCATTCAGATTAACGGCGTTTCCGGCATGTGCATCACCAAGCTGGATGTGATGGACGGCCTGGAAAACATCAATATCTGTACCGGCTATGAATTGAACGGCGAAACCATCGACATCCTGCCCTTCGGCGCCGATGCCGTGGCCGCCTGCACTCCAATCTACGAAACCATGCCCGGCTGGCAAGACAGCACCTTCGGCGTCAAATCCTACGACGCCCTGCCGCAAAACGCCAAAAACTACCTCCAGCGCGTGGCCGAAATCTGCGGCGCCCCCATCGCCATGATTTCCACCGGCCCGGATCGGGAAGAAACCATTGTATTGCAACACCCTTATGCTTGA
- a CDS encoding transposase translates to MVALYHSKHFTSASQMAAYLGLVPKKRESGKHKGKAMLSKRGSSVIRAKLYMAAVVAKTWNPDINAHYRRLKARNKTEMQTIGAAMRRLVQICFGVLKHQCEYQAKITIAA, encoded by the coding sequence ATGGTTGCGCTCTATCATAGCAAACATTTTACCTCCGCCTCGCAAATGGCTGCCTATTTGGGATTGGTGCCGAAAAAACGGGAATCCGGCAAACACAAAGGCAAAGCCATGCTTTCCAAGCGGGGCAGTTCGGTCATACGAGCTAAGTTGTATATGGCTGCGGTGGTTGCAAAAACGTGGAATCCGGATATTAACGCGCATTACCGCAGACTGAAAGCCAGAAACAAAACGGAAATGCAGACCATCGGCGCAGCGATGCGCCGCTTGGTACAGATTTGCTTTGGTGTGTTGAAGCACCAATGCGAATATCAGGCCAAAATAACCATTGCGGCTTGA
- a CDS encoding thiol:disulfide interchange protein DsbA/DsbL has protein sequence MMKKSMLALASATVFASSLAQAAIQEGTDYTVLSKSIPQLQQNKVEVLEFFSYSCVHCYHLDPILLKHSKSFAADTYLRTEHVVWDPSMLGLARIAAAVNASGTKYQANPAIFNGMFEQKANLGDPETFKSWAAKQTSFDSAKVLAAFNSVNNPIDAKRMQDLTAQNGIDATPMLIVGGKYRVKMRDFNQGMQVVDELIAKVRQERGMQAAAPRVAPKSIGAAIAKSANR, from the coding sequence ATGATGAAAAAATCCATGCTCGCTTTGGCCTCGGCTACAGTGTTTGCCAGCAGCCTGGCACAAGCCGCCATTCAGGAAGGCACCGATTACACCGTATTGAGCAAGTCCATCCCTCAATTACAGCAAAACAAAGTAGAAGTGCTGGAATTTTTCTCCTACTCTTGCGTACATTGCTATCACTTAGACCCGATTTTGCTTAAACACAGCAAATCATTTGCCGCCGACACCTATTTGCGCACAGAGCACGTGGTATGGGATCCGAGCATGCTCGGCTTGGCACGCATTGCTGCCGCCGTTAATGCTTCCGGCACCAAATACCAAGCCAATCCGGCCATTTTTAATGGCATGTTCGAGCAAAAAGCCAATCTGGGCGACCCCGAAACCTTTAAATCCTGGGCAGCCAAGCAAACCAGCTTCGACAGCGCCAAGGTATTGGCGGCTTTTAACAGCGTCAACAACCCCATTGATGCCAAACGCATGCAGGATCTCACTGCACAAAATGGTATTGATGCCACCCCCATGTTGATTGTGGGCGGCAAATACCGCGTTAAAATGCGCGATTTCAACCAAGGCATGCAAGTGGTGGACGAATTGATTGCCAAAGTACGCCAAGAGCGCGGCATGCAAGCTGCGGCGCCGCGCGTGGCACCGAAAAGCATCGGTGCGGCCATCGCCAAGTCGGCCAACCGTTAA
- a CDS encoding undecaprenyl-diphosphate phosphatase, with protein sequence MDILLFAKALILGIIEGLTEFLPISSTGHLIVFGDLLNFHSNGKVFEIAIQLGAVLAVVFEYRRRFAHVVTHIGREPETNRFVLNLAIAFIPAAVVGLLFSKQIKAFLFNPISVATALMVGGLLILWIEKRQSTRTPKVMRVEDMRPKDALVVGLAQILALIPGTSRSGSTIMGGMLWGLERKAATEFSFFLAVPVMIAATFYDVIKHYKDFSLQDAMLIVVGFVAAFVAGLVAVKALLKFIATKNYVPFAWYRIVFGGVILLTWLTGWVDWSSM encoded by the coding sequence ATGGACATCCTGCTGTTTGCCAAAGCCCTGATTTTGGGGATTATTGAAGGCCTTACTGAGTTTCTGCCCATTTCCAGCACTGGGCATTTGATTGTGTTTGGCGATTTGCTCAATTTCCACAGCAATGGCAAAGTTTTTGAAATTGCCATTCAACTGGGTGCGGTGTTGGCCGTGGTGTTTGAATACCGCCGCCGCTTTGCCCATGTTGTTACCCACATCGGCCGCGAGCCCGAAACCAACCGCTTTGTGCTCAATTTGGCCATCGCCTTTATTCCTGCAGCGGTGGTGGGTTTATTGTTCAGCAAGCAAATAAAAGCCTTTTTATTCAACCCCATCAGCGTGGCCACGGCCTTGATGGTGGGCGGCCTGCTAATTTTGTGGATTGAAAAACGCCAAAGCACACGCACACCCAAAGTGATGCGCGTGGAAGACATGCGTCCCAAAGACGCCTTAGTGGTGGGCTTGGCGCAAATTCTGGCCTTAATTCCGGGCACGTCGCGCTCAGGCAGCACCATTATGGGCGGTATGTTGTGGGGGCTGGAGCGCAAAGCCGCCACCGAATTTTCGTTTTTTCTGGCGGTGCCGGTGATGATTGCAGCTACTTTTTACGATGTAATCAAACACTATAAAGATTTTTCCCTGCAAGACGCCATGCTGATTGTGGTGGGTTTTGTGGCGGCGTTTGTGGCCGGTTTAGTGGCGGTAAAAGCCTTGCTCAAATTTATCGCCACCAAAAACTACGTGCCTTTTGCCTGGTACCGTATTGTGTTTGGCGGCGTGATTTTGCTTACTTGGCTTACCGGCTGGGTGGATTGGAGCAGCATGTAA
- a CDS encoding NUDIX domain-containing protein, whose product MNTQRPSVHVVAGVLYQSTGAFLLSSRPAGKPYAGYWEFAGGKVEAGESALAALQRELHEELGIHIEHATPWLTKIHDYEHARVRLCFYRIAASDWHGNLQAREGQSWCWQQPGDFSVAPMLPANGPILAALAIPDFLSGSLQTGFRGRLPNQAEYRVVPRDLAEPSHTHVLFTADQMTHAPRFGSNISVWVCVNQPQQWVQVQDAAAVLWQVLGHADAQALLAVLQQGVSLPLLPFAAADILAAYGKQWLAAGAHGLVEDLATASA is encoded by the coding sequence ATGAACACCCAGCGCCCAAGCGTGCATGTGGTGGCTGGCGTGCTGTACCAATCCACAGGCGCGTTTTTGCTTAGCTCGCGCCCGGCGGGTAAGCCTTATGCCGGTTATTGGGAATTTGCTGGCGGCAAGGTGGAAGCCGGCGAAAGCGCACTGGCGGCGCTGCAACGCGAATTACACGAAGAGCTGGGCATCCACATTGAGCACGCCACGCCGTGGCTGACCAAAATCCACGACTACGAACACGCCCGCGTGCGCCTGTGCTTCTACCGCATTGCCGCCAGCGATTGGCATGGCAATCTGCAAGCACGCGAAGGCCAAAGCTGGTGCTGGCAGCAACCGGGCGATTTCAGCGTGGCGCCGATGCTGCCCGCCAACGGGCCTATCTTAGCCGCACTGGCGATTCCCGATTTTCTTTCAGGCAGCCTGCAAACCGGCTTTCGCGGCCGCTTGCCAAACCAAGCGGAATACCGGGTTGTGCCGCGTGATTTGGCCGAGCCTAGCCATACGCATGTACTGTTTACCGCCGACCAAATGACACACGCGCCCCGTTTCGGCAGCAACATCAGCGTGTGGGTCTGCGTCAATCAGCCGCAGCAATGGGTGCAGGTGCAAGACGCAGCTGCGGTATTATGGCAGGTGCTCGGCCACGCCGATGCGCAAGCGCTGTTGGCAGTATTGCAACAAGGCGTTTCCCTGCCGCTGCTGCCTTTTGCCGCTGCCGACATACTGGCCGCCTATGGCAAGCAATGGCTGGCCGCCGGCGCACATGGCTTGGTGGAAGACTTGGCCACGGCCAGCGCTTAA
- a CDS encoding accessory factor UbiK family protein: MIGKKFFDELSAKLGDTIDNSPVKDVEKNVKAMLGSAFNRMDLVTREEFDIQQQVLLKTREKLAELEARLAELEGGSGLQQVETQTQQSEQG, translated from the coding sequence ATGATCGGCAAAAAATTCTTCGACGAATTGTCGGCCAAGCTGGGCGACACCATCGACAACAGCCCGGTAAAAGACGTGGAAAAAAACGTAAAAGCCATGCTCGGCTCCGCTTTTAACCGCATGGATTTGGTTACCCGCGAAGAATTCGACATCCAGCAACAAGTATTGCTGAAAACCCGCGAAAAACTGGCCGAGCTGGAAGCGCGCTTGGCCGAGCTGGAAGGCGGCAGCGGCCTGCAACAAGTCGAAACCCAAACCCAGCAAAGCGAACAGGGCTAA
- a CDS encoding SPOR domain-containing protein: MKNTRTQAGKGLSGFMIGLLLATAVIAGVLFFLNKNKTPFKQPEIQTQTPPPEILTPGGQSASTPPTAPASDVLGSFIASQAAASSETASTPTAPPETGKPSRNLPSPKQAKPAPEKTAKPSPEQILNSGSVEKARAAAKQEAAQNQTDTAGKPTVFLQLGSFKDSAAADAQRAKLAMLGVNANVVKGSANGQTVYRVQTGTLSRAQAEKMAAHLHQNQIDSLMRTAP; the protein is encoded by the coding sequence ATGAAAAATACCCGCACCCAGGCCGGCAAAGGTTTGTCCGGCTTTATGATTGGTTTACTGCTGGCCACTGCCGTGATTGCCGGTGTTTTGTTTTTCCTTAATAAAAACAAAACGCCGTTTAAGCAGCCCGAAATCCAAACCCAAACCCCGCCGCCGGAAATCCTCACCCCAGGCGGCCAATCGGCCAGCACACCGCCCACGGCGCCCGCCAGCGATGTATTGGGCAGCTTTATTGCTTCGCAAGCGGCTGCGTCCAGTGAAACCGCCTCCACACCCACTGCACCGCCGGAAACCGGCAAGCCTTCGCGTAACCTGCCCTCACCCAAACAGGCCAAGCCTGCGCCTGAAAAAACGGCCAAACCCAGCCCGGAGCAAATCCTCAACAGCGGCAGCGTAGAAAAAGCCCGTGCCGCCGCCAAGCAAGAAGCGGCGCAAAATCAAACCGACACAGCCGGCAAGCCCACGGTATTCCTACAACTGGGTTCGTTTAAAGACAGCGCCGCCGCCGATGCCCAACGCGCCAAGCTGGCCATGCTGGGCGTAAACGCCAACGTGGTTAAAGGCAGCGCCAACGGCCAAACCGTTTACCGCGTGCAAACCGGCACCCTGTCGCGCGCGCAAGCCGAAAAAATGGCCGCACATCTGCACCAAAACCAGATTGACAGCCTGATGCGCACCGCGCCTTAA
- a CDS encoding PaaI family thioesterase produces the protein MDAAEKSAVLARLNTWGKNTLLETLSIEFVDVGADFLTATMPVGPVVHQPHGILHGGASVALGESVASTLSNYVIDTQSHYAVGVNIQANHLRPLHAGVVRCTAVIKRRGRTMHYSEMTVVDEQERLICAMSMNNMVVAHST, from the coding sequence ATGGATGCTGCTGAAAAAAGCGCTGTATTGGCGCGTTTGAATACGTGGGGCAAAAATACCTTGCTGGAAACCTTATCGATTGAATTTGTGGACGTGGGCGCCGATTTTCTCACCGCCACCATGCCGGTGGGGCCGGTGGTACACCAGCCGCACGGCATTTTACACGGCGGCGCCAGCGTGGCGCTGGGCGAGAGTGTGGCTTCCACCTTGTCTAATTATGTAATCGACACGCAAAGCCATTACGCTGTGGGGGTGAATATCCAGGCCAATCACTTGCGCCCGCTACACGCAGGAGTGGTGCGCTGCACCGCCGTGATTAAGCGGCGCGGGCGTACCATGCATTACAGTGAAATGACGGTGGTGGATGAACAAGAGCGCTTGATTTGTGCCATGAGTATGAACAATATGGTGGTGGCACACAGCACTTAA
- the acpS gene encoding holo-ACP synthase yields the protein MIYGIGTDIVTVSRIGKMCKTYGANAVADKILSRIEYLEWPSASNPVLFLAKRFAAKEAFSKAVHTGLRSPVTLRNIGIGHDELGRPEFILETPLQQWLQQKGIGKVHLSLSDEGDQILAFAIAAKS from the coding sequence ATGATTTACGGCATTGGCACCGATATTGTTACCGTGAGCCGCATCGGCAAAATGTGCAAAACCTATGGCGCCAATGCGGTGGCCGACAAAATCCTCTCCCGCATCGAATATCTGGAATGGCCTTCGGCCAGCAATCCGGTGCTGTTTTTGGCCAAGCGCTTTGCCGCCAAAGAAGCCTTTTCCAAAGCAGTGCATACCGGCCTGCGCTCACCGGTTACCCTGCGCAACATCGGCATCGGCCACGATGAGCTGGGGCGGCCGGAATTTATCTTGGAAACGCCTTTACAGCAATGGCTGCAACAAAAAGGCATCGGCAAAGTGCATTTAAGCCTGAGCGACGAAGGCGATCAAATCCTGGCCTTTGCCATCGCGGCCAAATCATGA
- the rpsT gene encoding 30S ribosomal protein S20 translates to MANSAQARKRARQALKNRAHNASLRTAFRTAVKKVLKSVEAGDKAAAQATFQQSTKVMDRIADKGVFHKNKAARHKSRLSAKVKAMA, encoded by the coding sequence ATGGCCAATAGCGCACAAGCACGCAAACGCGCTCGTCAAGCACTGAAAAACCGTGCTCACAACGCCAGCTTGCGTACTGCTTTTCGCACTGCCGTTAAAAAAGTATTGAAGTCTGTAGAAGCCGGTGACAAAGCCGCTGCTCAAGCGACATTCCAACAATCCACCAAAGTGATGGATCGCATTGCCGACAAAGGCGTGTTCCACAAAAACAAGGCCGCCCGCCACAAGAGCCGCCTGTCTGCCAAAGTGAAAGCCATGGCCTAA